The DNA segment ATGCGGCCCACGCCAGCCCGTCGGTGCGCCGCTTCGCGCGCGAACTCGGTGTCGATGTCGCCAGGGTGCCGGGCAGCGGTCCGAAAGGACGCATCCTGCAAAGCGATGTGCAGGCCTGGGTCAAGGGCGTCATCAGTGGCGCGACGCCATCAACCACTCCCGCCGCGAGTTCGGGGGGGGGCCTCGATCTCTTGCCCTGGCCCAAGATCGACTTCGCCAAATTCGGTGCCATCGAGGTGCAGCCGCTGTCGCGCATCAAGAAGATTTCCGGCGCCAACCTGTCGCGCAACTGGGCCATGATTCCGGCCGTCACTTATCACGAGGACGCCGACATCACCGACCTCGAAGCCTTCCGTTTGCAGATCAACAAGGAAAACGAAAAGGGCGGGGGCGCCAAGCTGACCATGCTCGCCTTCCTGATCAAGGCTTGCGTCAAGGCAATGCAGAAGTACCCCGAGTTCAACTCGTCCATCGACGGCGACAATCTGGTGATGAAGAAGTATTTCAACATCGGCTTCGCCGCCGACACGCCGAATGGCCTCGTGGTGCCGGTGATCAAGAACGCCGAGAATAAGGGCGTGTTCGATCTGGCGCGCGAATCCGGCGAACTGGCGAAGCAGGCGCGCGAAGGCAAGATGAAGCCCGCCGACATGCAGGGCGCCTGCTTCACCATCTCCAGCGTCGGCGGCATCGGCGGCACCGGCTTCGCGCCGATCGTCAATGCGCCGGAAGTGGCGATCCTCGGCGTCAGCAAGTCGGCCATGAAGCCGGTGTGGGACGGCAAGGCTTTCGTGCCGCGCCTGATCCTGCCGCTGTCGCTCACGGCGGACCATCGCGTGATCGACGGCGCGCTGGCGACTCGCTTCAATGTCTATCTGGCGCAACTGCTGGCCGACATGCGCAGGAGCATGCTGTGACGACACTCACCGTAGTCAAGAAGGGCGATACGGTCGCCATCGCCGCCGATGGTCTGACGACGTTTGGCGACACGCGGCTGGCGCGCAGCTACAAGGGCGAGCACGACAAGATCCTCAGCATCGCCGGTTCATGGATCGGCATCTGCGGTTCCTCGGCGCACCACCTTGTGCTGCAAAGCGCGTTCTCCAAACTGGAGGACGTCAAGCTCGGTTCGCGCATGGAAGTGTACGAGACCTTTCGCCGCCTGCATCCGATCCTCAAGGAGCACGCCTTCCTCAATCCGAAGGAGGACGAGGACGATCCCTACGAGAGTTCGCAGATCCAGGCGCTGATCGCCAACAGCTCGGGCATTTACGGTATTTATTCGTATCGCGAGGTGTTCGAGTTCGACCGCGTCTGGGCCGCCGGTTCCGGCCGCAGCTTCGCGCTGGGCGCGATGCATGCGCTTTACGACAGCGGTTTGTCGGCGCCGGAGATTGCACGGGCCGGCGTCGCCGCGGGCATCGAATTCGATACCTCGTCCG comes from the Sulfuritalea hydrogenivorans sk43H genome and includes:
- the aceF gene encoding dihydrolipoyllysine-residue acetyltransferase: MSIVEVRVPDIGDFKDVPVIEVLVKVGDTIKAEDSLVTLESDKATMDVPSPVSGVVTELKLKVGDKVAEGTLVALIDSAGTATGVGAGGTAIAVPSAAPVATPKAAAPDAAPAAARSVATPLGSSDSNADFRPGDTELIPVQPRVSMPTPADRLPGHAAHASPSVRRFARELGVDVARVPGSGPKGRILQSDVQAWVKGVISGATPSTTPAASSGGGLDLLPWPKIDFAKFGAIEVQPLSRIKKISGANLSRNWAMIPAVTYHEDADITDLEAFRLQINKENEKGGGAKLTMLAFLIKACVKAMQKYPEFNSSIDGDNLVMKKYFNIGFAADTPNGLVVPVIKNAENKGVFDLARESGELAKQAREGKMKPADMQGACFTISSVGGIGGTGFAPIVNAPEVAILGVSKSAMKPVWDGKAFVPRLILPLSLTADHRVIDGALATRFNVYLAQLLADMRRSML
- a CDS encoding MFS transporter, whose amino-acid sequence is MTTLTVVKKGDTVAIAADGLTTFGDTRLARSYKGEHDKILSIAGSWIGICGSSAHHLVLQSAFSKLEDVKLGSRMEVYETFRRLHPILKEHAFLNPKEDEDDPYESSQIQALIANSSGIYGIYSYREVFEFDRVWAAGSGRSFALGAMHALYDSGLSAPEIARAGVAAGIEFDTSSGPPIVVHEVKLEGKRDE